A stretch of Rhododendron vialii isolate Sample 1 chromosome 4a, ASM3025357v1 DNA encodes these proteins:
- the LOC131321902 gene encoding sufE-like protein 1, chloroplastic/mitochondrial, with the protein MSISTSFRLFFYTKFPQSLLLLRPTSPIFKTLSFFKSISIQRLPTTNPPLSSPPPLPSSSSSSHPSFSLQQPISELPPKLQAIVKLFQAVQQPKAKYEQLLFYGKNLKTLDSQFKTSENRVQGCVSQVWVRAYLDSVGNVVFQADSDSVLTKGLAALLVQGLSGRPVEEIIRVSPHFVVLLGLQQSLTPSRNNGFLNMLRLMQKKALQLYLEAEKGGELSSLSMSAENPVEDLDSGSKVGIGIGDLKLGKSEVAADDSDSNSDGWGSRGERIKEKLEAGLSPTELKVDDISYQHAGHEGVRGSDGETHFNVKVVSKEFEGKSLVKRHRLIYDLLQDELQSGLHALSIVAKTPSEVDIK; encoded by the exons atgtcAATTTCCACTTCATTCCGACTATTCTTCTACACCAAATTCCCACagtccctcctcctcctccgaccCACTTCCCCAATCTTCAAAACCCTCTCCTTCTTCAAATCAATCTCTATCCAAAGACTACCCACAACAAACCCACCTCTCTCTtcaccaccacctctaccatcttcttcttcatcatcccatccctctttctctctccaacaaCCCATTTCTGAACTCCCTCCAAAGCTCCAAGCAATCGTCAAGCTCTTCCAAGCCGTGCAACAACCCAAGGCCAAATACGAACAGCTCCTTTTCTACGGCAAAAACTTGAAAACCCTTGATTCCCAGTTCAAAACCAGCGAAAACAGGGTCCAGGGTTGTGTCTCTCAG GTATGGGTCAGAGCATACCTTGACTCGGTCGGGAACGTTGTTTTTCAGGCAGATTCTGACTCGGTACTCACCAAGGGGCTCGCTGCTTTGCTAGTCCAGGGGCTTTCAGGTCGACCAGTTGAGGAGATTATACGGGTTTCGCCCCATTTTGTGGTGCTTCTTGGGTTGCAACAGAGTTTGACTCCGTCAAGGAATAATGGGTTCTTGAATATGCTAAGGTTGATGCAAAAGAAGGCGTTGCAGCTATATTTGGAAGCTGAAAAAGGAGGTGAATTGTCGTCTTTATCAATGAGTGCAGAAAACCCGGTTGAGGATTTGGATTCTGGCTCAAAAGTCGGGATTGGTATTGGGGATTTGAAGTTGGGGAAATCTGAAGTGGCTGCTGATGATTCGGATTCGAATTCAGACGGGTGGGGGAGTAGAGGGGAGAGAATTAAGGAGAAATTAGAGGCAGGACTGAGTCCTACCGAGTTGAAAGTGGACGATATATCTTATCAACATGCAGGGCATGAGGGTGTTAGAGGGAGTGACGGTGAGACTCATTTTAATGTGAAAGTAGTGTCAAAggaatttgaaggaaaaagtttGGTTAAGAGGCATAGGCTTATCTATGATTTGTTGCAAGATGAGTTGCAGAGTGGATTACACGCCTTGTCTATTGTGGCAAAAACGCCATCTGAAGTTGATATCAAGTGA
- the LOC131321900 gene encoding uridine kinase-like protein 3, with protein sequence MGSNGKSVVDMIETSSGVHFSGFHMNGGLDPRNSEVEQPTTSAAEHAPTQPFVIGVAGGAASGKTPVCDLIIEQLRDQRVVLVNQDSFYYNLTAEELAKVHEYNFDHPDAFDTEQLLHAMEKLKHGQAVDILKYDFKSYKNDVFPARRVNPSDVIILEGILIFHDPRVRDLMSMKIFVDTDADVRLARRIRRDTVQKGRDINTVLDQYSKFVKPAFDDFILPTKKYADVIIPRGGDNHVAIDLIVQHIRTKLGQHDLCKIYPNLYVIHSTFQIRGMHTLIRDSQTTKHDFVFYADRLIRLVVEHGLGHLPFTEKQVITPTDSVYTGVDFCKRLCGVSVIRSGESMENALRACCKGIKIGKILIHREGDNGQELIYEKLPNDISDRHVLLLDPILGTGNSAVQAISLLIKKGVPESNIIFLNLISAPQGVHVVCKRFPRIKIVTSEIEVGLNKDFRVVPGMGEFGDRYFGTDDDDQPPVPVVPH encoded by the exons ATGGGTTCCAATGGTAAATCAGTTGTTGATATGATAGAAACCTCATCAGGGGTTCATTTTTCTGGATTTCACATGAATGGTGGATTGGATCCAAGAAATTCAGAGGTGGAGCAACCCACGACATCAGCTGCAGAGCATGCGCCTACGCAACCTTTTGTCATCG GAGTTGCTGGAGGTGCAGCATCAGGAAAGACTCCAGTATGTGATCTGATTATTGAGCAGCTTCGTGATCAGCGTGTTGTACTTGTTAATCAG gattctTTTTATTACAATTTGACTGCAGAGGAACTTGCGAAAGTTCATGAATATAACTTTGACCATCCTG ATGCATTCGACACTGAGCAATTATTACATGCTATGGAGAAGTTGAAGCATGGGCAAGCAGTAGATATTCTGAAGTATGATTTCAAGAGTTACAAAAATGATGTCTTTCCAGCTCGAAGG GTAAATCCTTCAGACGTGATAATCTTGGAAGGCATACTCATTTTCCATGATCCTCGTGTTCGAGATCTGATGAGTATGAAGATTTTTGTTGATACAG ATGCTGATGTCCGCCTGGCAAGGAGAATAAGGCGTGATACAGTTCAAAAGGGTAGAGATATCAATACAGTACTTGATCAG tattcaaaatttgtgaaacCTGCTTTCGACGACTTTATACTTCCAACGAAGAAGTATGCAGACGTTATCATCCCACGTGGAGGAGACAATCATGTTGCTATTGATTTGATCGTCCAACATATCCGTACAAAACTGGGCCAACATGATCTTTGTAAAATATATCCTAATCTTTATGTCATTCATTCAACTTTCCAG ATTCGGGGCATGCATACTCTTATACGTGATTCTCAAACAACAAAGCATGACTTTGTTTTTTATGCTGACCGGTTGATTCGTTTG GTTGTTGAACATGGCCTGGGACATCTCCCATTTACAGAAAAGCAGGTGATCACGCCAACTG ATTCTGTATATACTGGTGTGGATTTTTGTAAGAGGTTATGCGGTGTTTCCGTAATTAGAAG TGGTGAGAGTATGGAGAATGCATTGCGGGCATGTTGTAAAGGTATCAAGATTGGGAAGATTCTTATTCATCGAGAAGGTGACAATGGACAAGAG TTGATATACGAAAAACTTCCGAATGACATCTCAGATAGGCATGTGCTCCTGTTGGATCCTATCTTAGGAACAG GGAATTCAGCTGTTCAAGCTATATCTTTACTTATAAAGAAGGGTGTTCCAGAATCCAACATCATATTCCTCAACCTGATATCT GCACCTCAAGGAGTTCATGTGGTTTGCAAACGGTTCCCTAGAATAAAGATAGTGACATCGGAGATTGAAGTTGGTTTGAACAAAGATTTCCGTGTCGTTCCCGGAATGGGTGAATTTGGAGATAGATATTTTGGCACAGATGATGATGACCAACCACCGGTGCCGGTGGTTCCTCACTGA
- the LOC131321903 gene encoding fructose-bisphosphate aldolase, cytoplasmic isozyme 1 produces MSAFVGKFSDELIKNAKYIATPGKGILAADESTGTIGKRLSSINVDNNIDNRQALRELLLTSPNALTYLSGVIFFEETLYQKTLDGKPFVELLKENNVVPGIKVDKGTVDLAGTNGETTTQGFDSLGARCQQFYEAGARFAKWRAVLKIGITEPSELSIQQNAQGLARYARICQDNGLVPIVEPEVLTDGSHDIKKCAAVTETVLAACYKALNDHHVLLEGTLLKPNMVTPGSDSPKVAPEVIAQYTVTALRRTVPAAVPGIVFLSGGQSEEEATINLNAMNKLQVLKPWTLSFSFGRALQQSTLKTWGGKKENVAKAQEVFLGRCKANSNATLGKYVGGSGDGLANESLYVKGYKY; encoded by the exons ATGTCTGCTTTCGTTGGAAAGTTCTCAG ATGAACTGATCAAGAATGCCAAGTACATTGCCACCCCAGGAAAGGGCATTCTAGCCGCCGACGAAAGCACTGGTACCATCGGGAAGCGTCTATCAAGCATCAACGTCGACAACAACATTGACAACCGCCAAGCTCTCCGCGAGCTCCTTCTGACCTCTCCCAATGCACTTACCTACCTCTCTGGTGTCATTTTCTTTGAAGAAACCCTCTACCAAAAAACCCTAGATGGAAAGCCCTTTGTCGAGCTCCTCAAGGAAAACAATGTGGTCCCTGGAATCAAAGTCGACAAGGGCACTGTCGATTTAGCTGGTACCAATGGAGAGACCACCACCCAAGGTTTCGATTCGTTAGGAGCTCGTTGTCAGCAATTCTATGAGGCTGGGGCCCGGTTTGCCAAGTGGCGTGCGGTCCTCAAGATTGGCATCACTGAACCGTCTGAGCTGTCGATCCAGCAGAATGCGCAGGGATTGGCGCGTTATGCAAGGATTTGTCAGGATAACGGACTTGTGCCGATTGTTGAGCCAGAGGTGTTGACGGATGGGAGTCATGACATTAAGAAATGTGCTGCTGTCACTGAAACCGTGCTTGCTGCCTGTTACAAGGCACTGAATGACCACCATGTTCTTCTAGAAGGAACGCTATTGAAGCCCAACATGGTTACACCAGGATCTGATAGCCCAAAG GTAGCACCGGAGGTGATTGCACAATACACGGTTACAGCATTGCGCCGAACTGTCCCAGCGGCAGTGCCCGGAATAGTGTTTTTGTCAGGTGGACAGAGTGAGGAAGAGGCAACAATCAACCTGAATGCCATGAACAAGCTACAGGTGTTGAAGCCGTGGACACTTTCCTTCTCTTTTGGGCGGGCTCTGCAGCAAAGCACCCTTAAGACATGGGGTGGAAAGAAGGAGAATGTGGCCAAGGCTCAAGAGGTCTTCTTGGGAAGGTGCAAGGCCAATTCCAACGCAACTCTGGGAAAGTATGTCGGGGGAAGTGGTGATGGTTTGGCTAATGAGAGTTTGTATGTAAAGGGTTACAAGTACTGA
- the LOC131321899 gene encoding disease resistance protein RPM1-like produces the protein MAEIAVSAAKVLVETVLHALSQMQNIQKTVHDGVKGLGFCLQRLDAYLADMEGNEGSEQLRERVKEVRDVAFHIEDVLEEFMFYVPHRFHRHTISYQYDELAYAAKLCNPFSSVHELLSNITGVKGMIDKIVALDKLGFTSSRTRMEEGSTSGLKPDHQLAPNIPGDEETVGFEEHEEAIILQLTDQELRDVTISVVGLGGSGKTTIVNKVYENKRIWRQFDCRAWVQVSQSFNIEELFCSILKQFCESREEPIPSGGTNTQAKLRHYLQQKRYVVVLDDIWRKEHWEWIHTVLPHGSSCSRIIVTTRNLDVASFCAGSAHFIHNLTGLSWPVAWDLFCKKAFQTTNGQCPPELEDLSQKIVKRCEGLPLAIVAVSRLLSKKQKFPSEWRKVHESLGFEIGTHSDLSIISKILLPSYTDLPTYLKSCFLYFCIFPEDYSIDCGTLVRLWIAEGFVSRKGGKTLEGVAKYYLNELIEWNLVHASRLDFVGQARYCRVLNLVHEFINRKSEEVNFFSQIGELDASSNKNVRRISIDNGCINLAQIRGLNYVRSAFLFKKSNLSASAIEHVLRAFKLMRVLDLRDAPLDKFPEAIILLNLLRYLCLRNTKIKEIPNSIKKLSHLETLDLKQTKLTILPEGILQLRNLRHLLIYWYNIKNYVTWHSVVGVKITRGISALTNLQKLSLIKSDKHHKIVKELKALTQLRKLGMVDLKREGGKYLCASVEKMVDLSTLDIRSTNKDESLDLDDMQSPPLHLWHLYLKGHLLQFPRWISKLDNLFRIGLKWSRLQNSPLDALQELPNLLELEMVDAFTGGELVFEAGKFKKLKMLHIEQFEQLDTVVVEEGAMPMLQRLSLCKCVKLEMLPLGIDKLTWIEKFGLYDMPVEFTNRLQKTHEDHGMVRHIQSIQSSVLQPDGSWAVENLS, from the coding sequence ATGGCTGAAATAGCTGTTTCAGCAGCGAAGGTTTTGGTTGAGACGGTTTTACATGCACTCAGCCAAATGCAGAACATTCAGAAAACCGTTCATGATGGGGTGAAAGGTCTCGGTTTCTGCCTGCAAAGATTGGATGCCTACTTAGCAGACATGGAAGGAAACGAAGGCAGTGAGCAACTCAGAGAACGTGTGAAAGAAGTTCGAGATGTGGCATTTCATATCGAGGATGTTCTTGAGGAGTTCATGTTTTATGTACCCCATAGATTCCACAGGCATACaatttcctaccaatatgatGAACTTGCTTATGCTGCCAAGCTCTGCAATCCGTTCAGTTCAGTCCACGAGTTGTTGTCCAATATAACAGGTGTTAAGGGAATGATCGATAAAATCGTAGCCTTAGATAAACTTGGTTTCACAAGTAGTAGAACTAGAATGGAAGAAGGCTCGACCTCTGGCCTGAAACCGGATCATCAACTGGCACCCAATATTCCGGGTGATGAGGAAACAGTGGGCTTTGAAGAGCATGAAGAAGCTATTATCCTTCAACTGACAGACCAAGAATTGAGGGATGTGACGATCTCTGTGGTGGGTCTTGGTGGCTCCGGTAAAACCACAATTGTCAATAAGGTTTACGAGAACAAAAGAATCTGGAGACAGTTTGATTGTCGTGCTTGGGTTCAGGTGTCCCAATCATTCAATATTGAGGAGCTCTTCTGCAGCATATTGAAGCAATTTTGTGAATCGAGGGAGGAACCAATTCCCTCAGGAGGAACCAATACACAGGCTAAACTGCGGCACTATCTTCAGCAAAAAAGGTATGTTGTTGTTCTAGATGATATTTGGAGGAAAGAACACTGGGAATGGATTCACACAGTTCTTCCCCATGGTTCCAGTTGCAGTAGAATAATTGTCACCACTCGAAACTTGGATGTAGCCTCTTTTTGTGCAGGCTCGGCCCATTTTATCCATAACTTAACTGGCTTATCATGGCCAGTGGCCTGGGACCTATTTTGTAAAAAGGCTTTCCAAACTACAAATGGACAATGTCCTCCAGAGTTAGAGGACTTGtctcaaaaaattgtaaaaagatGTGAGGGTCTACCCCTTGCAATTGTGGCAGTAAGTAGACTGTTgtcaaagaaacaaaagttcCCATCAGAGTGGAGGAAAGTGCATGAAAGCCTTGGATTTGAGATTGGAACCCATTCTGATCTTTCAATCATCAGTAAAATATTGCTCCCCAGTTATACGGATCTACCAACCTATCTTAAGAGCTGTTTCTTGTACTTTTGCATTTTTCCTGAGGATTACTCAATTGATTGTGGGACGCTAGTACGCTTGTGGATAGCTGAAGGATTTGTGTCAAGAAAAGGAGGCAAAACACTGGAAGGGGTTGCGAAGTATTACCTCAATGAACTAATTGAATGGAATTTGGTTCATGCTAGTAGATTAGATTTTGTTGGACAAGCAAGATATTGTCGAGTTCTAAACCTTGTGCATGAGTTTATCAATCGGAAGTCTGAGgaggtgaattttttttcgcaaaTCGGAGAACTAGATGCAAGTTCAAACAAGAATGTCCGGCGTATTTCTATAGATAACGGTTGCATCAATTTAGCACAGATTAGAGGTTTGAATTATGTTCGTTCTGCTTTCTTGTTCAAGAAAAGCAATCTTTCCGCTTCAGCGATTGAACACGTACTTCGTGCCTTCAAATTAATGAGGGTTTTAGATTTGCGTGATGCACCTCTAGATAAGTTTCCAGAAGCTATTATTCTTCTCAACCTTCTAAGATACCTATGCTTGAGGAATACTAAGATAAAGGAGATTCCAAATTCTATAAAGAAGCTCTCGCATCTCGAAACTTTAGACCTCAAGCAAACTAAATTGACTATTCTGCCAGAGGGTATCTTACAACTTCGTAATCTTCGTCATCTTCTGATTTATTGGTATAACATCAAGAATTATGTGACATGGCATTCCGTGGTTGGAGTAAAGATAACAAGAGGAATCAGTGCTTTAACTAACTTACAGAAGCTGTCACTTATCAAATCAGACAAGCACCACAAAATTGTAAAAGAGTTAAAAGCTTTAACCCAACTGAGGAAGCTGGGGATGGTAGATCTCAAAAGAGAAGGCGGAAAGTATTTGTGCGCATCCGTTGAAAAGATGGTAGACCTTTCAACACTTGATATTAGGTCAACCAACAAAGATGAGTCTCTGGATTTAGATGATATGCAAAGTCCTCCTCTCCATCTCTGGCACCTTTATCTGAAAGGACACCTACTGCAGTTCCCTAGGTGGATTTCCAAACTTGATAATCTGTTCCGAATTGGTCTGAAGTGGTCAAGATTACAGAACAGCCCACTGGACGCCCTTCAGGAGTTGCCCAATCTGTTGGAGCTTGAAATGGTTGATGCTTTCACGGGGGGAGAGTTGGTATTTGAAGCTGGAAAGTTCAAGAAACTAAAGATGTTACATATTGAACAATTTGAGCAGCTGGATACAGTGGTGGTAGAGGAAGGCGCGATGCCCATGCTTCAAAGACTCTCTCTATGCAAATGTGTGAAATTGGAGATGCTTCCATTAGGGATCGATAAACTTACTTGGATTGAAAAGTTTGGGCTGTATGATATGCCCGTCGAGTTCACCAATCGACTTCAGAAGACTCATGAAGATCATGGGATGGTACGCCACATCCAGTCCATCCAATCTTCTGTTCTTCAACCCGACGGGTCGTGGGCAGTGGAGAATCTTTCTTGA